The DNA window CTTCTGCGGTATTGCTGGCTCCAAGCGATATCGAATTGATAAATCAAGTCGTCGGCAATTTTGGCCCACAACTGTCCGAGAAGACTGCCTTTGAGGCGGGCAAGATGATTGCATCTCAGACCGTTTGCTTCAATCAACAGATTACTCGTAACTCAGTCGGTCGTAGTTATTCTGATCCCAAAGACATTGCAAAAATAGCGCAATCCGGGACCAATATATTGGATGCAAAGGTTCCCTCGGGCGCGCGTGGCGAATTAATCCCAAGGGCCGAGTATGTAATTGGGGGGTGGAAAGTTAATCTGTGGTGCAAATAGCCTCACCCCAAAGCTTAGTCGCAAAGTTAAGAGGTTTGCTTCTCGGGTGCTTCTGTCGCCAAGCACACAAGGGTGAAGCTGTATTCTCTCAATTTAAGGCCCGCTTTGTCCGGCAAAGTGGGCATTCGAACGGAAGTTCCCTGCGTGATCGTCCCGTTTGAGACATGCTGTAGAAAAACGCGGCGTTTGCCGCTGGCGCAGCGGATGCTCAAGGTTCTCAGCTGTTTCGTCGTTTGCGTGTCGTCGGCGTCTGGGTTCTTCTCGCTCGATATGGTGAGCTAAGAAAGCGAACGCTTCGGTTCAGGCCGTTTTTTGCCCGGCTTCTGCATATCCCCTAGCCCAAAGGCCAATCTCGCTGTAGACTGCCACTCAGATCCCGAAAAGGGACATCAACGAGGCAGATCAGTGGCGGTAATCTCATGACTGAGATGGTGTATGGGGCCGTGCCCGCGCAGGGTGGCGAGCCAATTCTTCCGAAATGGTGGCGGACTCTCGACAAGTGGTCGATGTCCTGTGTGTTGATCCTGTTTGGGATCGGCCTGCTGCTGGGGCTGGCCGCGTCGCCGCCTTTGGCGTCGCGCAACGGGTTTGACCCGTTTCATTATGTCGAGCGTCAGGGGATCTTTGGTGGGGCGGCGTTGGTGGCCATGTTGCTGACCTCGATGATGTCGCCCACGCTGGTGCGCCGCTTGGCGGTGCTTGGGTTTATCGGTGCCTTTGTGGCGCTGGCCTTGCTGCCGGTGTTTGGCACCGATTTTGGCAAGGGCGCGGTGCGTTGGTATTCGTTGGGCTTTGCGTCATTGCAGCCGTCCGAATTCCTCAAGCCGGGCTTTGTTGTTGTGGCGGCCTGGCTCTTTGCCGCCAGCCAGCAGATCAACGGCCCTCCGGGGCGGCTGTGGTCCTTTGCCTTGTGCATGGCGATTGTGGCGATGCTGGTGATGCAGCCTGATTTTGGGCAGGCGAGCCTGGTGCTGTTTGCCTGGGGTGTGATGTATTTTGTGGCCGGTGCGCCGATCCTGCTGCTGGTTGGGATGGCTGGTTTTGTAGTGCTGGGGGGCATGGTGGCCTACTCCAGTTCCGAGCACTTCGCGCGCCGGATTGATGGCTTTCTGAACCCCGATGTCGACCCGACCACTCAGTTGGGTTATGCCACCAACGCGATCCGCGAGGGGGGGTTGTTTGGTGTTGGCGTGGGCGAGGGGCAGGTGAAATGGTCCCTGCCGGATGCGCATACCGATTTCATCATTGCTGTGGCGGCCGAGGAGTATGGCCTGATCCTGGTGATGATCATCATCGCGCTCTATGCCTCGATCGTGGTGCGCTCGCTGCTGCGTCTGATGCGGGAACGGGATCCGTTCATTCGCCTGGCGGGTACGGGACTGGCCTGCATGTTCGGCGTGCAGGCGATGATCAACATGGGCGTGGCGGTGCGATTGCTGCCCGCCAAAGGTATGACGTTGCCCTTTGTCAGCTACGGTGGGTCGTCGCTGATTGCGGGTGGAATTGCTCTGGGGATGCTGCTGGCGTTCACGCGAACGCGGCCTCAGGGTGAGTTTGGGGACATTTTGCGCGGACGGGGATGATGACGCAAAACTATCTGCTGATTGCGGCGGGCGGCACCGGGGGGCACATGTTCCCCGCACAGGCGCTGGCCGAGGCGATGCTGAAAAAGGGCTGGCGTGTGCGCCTGTCGACGGATGCGCGCGGTGCGCGCTACACGGGTGGCTTTCCGCACACGACCGAGATTGTCGAAGCCTCGAGCGCGACATTTGCACGGGGCGGTGTGCTGGCCAAGGCGCTTGTGGCGCCCAAGATCGCGGCAGGTATCGCCAGCATGGCCTGGCAGATGAAGCGCGACACGCCGGATGTCGTTGTGGGTTTTGGCGGCTACCCGTCTATCCCGGCGCTAGGGGCGGCGACGCTGCTCAAACTGCCGCGGATGATCCACGAGCAGAACGGCGTGCTGGGGCGCGTAAACCAGCTGTTTGCCAAACGCGTTGCGGGCATCGCGTGTGGCACCTGGCCCACGGATGTGCCCGAAGGGGTCGAGGCTGGTCATGTGGGCAACCCGGTGCGCGCCGCTGTGTTGGACCGGGCCGGGGCGGGATACATCACGCCTGGTGACTATCCCATGTCCGTGCTGGTCATGGGCGGCAGCCAGGGCGCGCGCATCCTGTCGGATGTGGTGCCTGCCGCCATCGCCATGCTGCCCGAGGGCCTGCGCCAATATGTGCGCGTGGCCCATCAGGCGCGCGATGAAGATGGCGAACGGGTCACGCAGTTCTACGCCGAACATGGCATCAGCGCCGATGTGCAGCCGTTTTTTCATGATGTTCCCAGCCGCATGTCCGAGGCGCAGCTGGTGATCAGTCGCGCAGGCGCGTCCAGCGTAGCCGATATCTCGGTCATTGGGCGCCCGTCGATCCTGATCCCCTACGCAGCTGCAACCGGCGATCATCAGACCGCCAATGCGCGTGGCCTGGTTGAGGCGGGCGGCGCGATCATGATCCCCGAAAGCCGCCTTGACTCTGCCGTGCTGGCAGAGCAGATGGCGGCGGTTCTCACCAACCCGAACGCCGCTCAGCAGATGGCCAATGCCGCGCTGAGTGTCGGTGTGCCGGATGCGACCGAGCGTCTTGTAACCCTTGTCGAAGATCTGGCCCAAGGCGCGGCCCGAAAGGAAAACGGATGACCCCTGCAACCAAGCTCCCCACTGACGTCGGACCGATCCACTTTGTGGGTATAGGTGGGATTGGCATGTCGGGTATCGCCGAGGTGCTGTTGAACCTGGGTTACAGCGTGCAAGGGTCCGACCTGAAGGCGTCGAAAATCACAGACCGTCTGGCCGAACTGGGTGCGCGCATCTTTGTGGGCCAAAGCGCCGAGAACCTGGAGGGGGCGGCCGTCGTGGTGGTATCCACCGCGATCAAGCCGGGCAACCCCGAGTTGGATGGCGCGCGGGCCCAGGGCCTGCCGGTGGTGCGCCGGGCGGATATGCTGGCCGAACTCATGCGCCTGAAATCAAACATCGCGATTGCGGGTACCCACGGCAAGACCACCACCACCACCATGATGGCCGAGCTGATGGTGGCCGGGGACTTTGACCCGACCGTAATCAACGGCGGCATCATCCACGCCTATGGCTCGAACGCGCGGATGGGGCAGGGCGAATGGATGGTGGTCGAGGCGGATGAGAGCGACGGCTCGTTCAACCGTCTGCCCGCAACCATCGCCATCGTCACCAACATCGACCCCGAGCATATGGAGCATTGGGGCGATTTCGACACGCTGCGCGATGGGTTTTACGAATTTGTCTCGAACCTGCCATTCTATGGCCTGGCCGTCTGCTGTACCGATCACACCGAGGTGCAGGCCCTGGTGGGGCGGATCACCGACCGCCGGGTGCGCACCTATGGTTTCAACGCGCAGGCCGATGTGCGGGCCGTGAACCTGACCTACAAGGGCGGCGTCGCGCATTTTGACGTGCATTTGCAGCACGAGGATATGGTGATCGAGGGCTGCACCCTGCCGATGCCGGGCGATCACAACGTCTCAAACGCTTTGTCCGCCATTGCCGTGGCCCGTCATCTGGGCATGAAGGCCGAAGAGATCCGCCAGGCGCTGGCGAATTTCGGAGGCGTCAACCGCCGCTTTACCAAGGTGGGCGAGTGCGACGGCGTGACCATCATCGACGATTACGGCCACCACCCGGTCGAGATTGCAGCCGTGCTGAAAGCCGCGCGTCAGGCGACCGAGGGGCGGGTGATCGCGGTCCACCAACCGCACCGCTATTCGCGTTTGCACAGCCTGTTCGATGATTTCTGCGCCTGTTTCAACGAGGCCGACGTTGTGGCGATTGCCGAGGTTTTTGCGGCGGGCGAAGACCCGATCCAGGGCGCGGATCGCGACGCTCTGGTTGAGGGGCTGATTCGTCATGGTCACCGTCACGCGCGCGCCATCCTGAACGAGGATGATCTGGAACGTCTCGTGCGGGAACAGGCGAAACCGGGTGACATGGTGGTTTGCCTTGGCGCAGGTACGATCAGTGCCTGGGCCAATGGGTTGCCCGCACGCTTGGGTTGATCCGAAGGCAGAAGGAGGCGCGCCGTGACCTTGTTGATTGCAGTTTCCGCCCTTTGGGTTCTGGCCGCAACGGCGGTTGCGATGCTGCCTCTGCGGCGGCAGTACATACCGGGCGTTGCGCTGATGCTGGCGGCGCCGGTGCTGATCTATCTTTTGGGGCGCGAGTTCGGCTGGATCGTAGGCCTGGCGGCAACGGCGGCGTTTATCTCGATGTTCCGCAACCCGCTGCGCTATTTTTGGCGCAAATGGACGGGTGGGGACGTCGAGGAACTGATCAAGGGGCGGGACTGATGCTGTCGATTGCGCTTGTTTGCATTTGGGCCATCGTTGCCAACGTGCTGGCGATGACGCCTAGCAAGGACAACCACTGGCGCAACGCCTATGTTCTGATCGCCATCGGCATTCCGCTTTTGGGCTATGTCACTTATGAAAACGGGCCTTGGGTCGGGTTGTTCGCGTTGCTGGGCGGCATGTCCGTGCTGCGTTGGCCAGTGATCTATTTGGGACGTTGGGTGCGCGGAAAAAGCTGACGCCTGACCGTTACATGGCCATTTACCTGTTCATACCCTCGTTTGTTCTATTGGTGACGGCCTTCGTTGGATTTCGATTTGCAAGGTTGGGCCTCTACAGCCGTTCCTTTTG is part of the Falsiruegeria litorea R37 genome and encodes:
- the ftsW gene encoding putative lipid II flippase FtsW; protein product: MTEMVYGAVPAQGGEPILPKWWRTLDKWSMSCVLILFGIGLLLGLAASPPLASRNGFDPFHYVERQGIFGGAALVAMLLTSMMSPTLVRRLAVLGFIGAFVALALLPVFGTDFGKGAVRWYSLGFASLQPSEFLKPGFVVVAAWLFAASQQINGPPGRLWSFALCMAIVAMLVMQPDFGQASLVLFAWGVMYFVAGAPILLLVGMAGFVVLGGMVAYSSSEHFARRIDGFLNPDVDPTTQLGYATNAIREGGLFGVGVGEGQVKWSLPDAHTDFIIAVAAEEYGLILVMIIIALYASIVVRSLLRLMRERDPFIRLAGTGLACMFGVQAMINMGVAVRLLPAKGMTLPFVSYGGSSLIAGGIALGMLLAFTRTRPQGEFGDILRGRG
- a CDS encoding UDP-N-acetylglucosamine--N-acetylmuramyl-(pentapeptide) pyrophosphoryl-undecaprenol N-acetylglucosamine transferase, translating into MTQNYLLIAAGGTGGHMFPAQALAEAMLKKGWRVRLSTDARGARYTGGFPHTTEIVEASSATFARGGVLAKALVAPKIAAGIASMAWQMKRDTPDVVVGFGGYPSIPALGAATLLKLPRMIHEQNGVLGRVNQLFAKRVAGIACGTWPTDVPEGVEAGHVGNPVRAAVLDRAGAGYITPGDYPMSVLVMGGSQGARILSDVVPAAIAMLPEGLRQYVRVAHQARDEDGERVTQFYAEHGISADVQPFFHDVPSRMSEAQLVISRAGASSVADISVIGRPSILIPYAAATGDHQTANARGLVEAGGAIMIPESRLDSAVLAEQMAAVLTNPNAAQQMANAALSVGVPDATERLVTLVEDLAQGAARKENG
- the murC gene encoding UDP-N-acetylmuramate--L-alanine ligase, with the protein product MTPATKLPTDVGPIHFVGIGGIGMSGIAEVLLNLGYSVQGSDLKASKITDRLAELGARIFVGQSAENLEGAAVVVVSTAIKPGNPELDGARAQGLPVVRRADMLAELMRLKSNIAIAGTHGKTTTTTMMAELMVAGDFDPTVINGGIIHAYGSNARMGQGEWMVVEADESDGSFNRLPATIAIVTNIDPEHMEHWGDFDTLRDGFYEFVSNLPFYGLAVCCTDHTEVQALVGRITDRRVRTYGFNAQADVRAVNLTYKGGVAHFDVHLQHEDMVIEGCTLPMPGDHNVSNALSAIAVARHLGMKAEEIRQALANFGGVNRRFTKVGECDGVTIIDDYGHHPVEIAAVLKAARQATEGRVIAVHQPHRYSRLHSLFDDFCACFNEADVVAIAEVFAAGEDPIQGADRDALVEGLIRHGHRHARAILNEDDLERLVREQAKPGDMVVCLGAGTISAWANGLPARLG
- a CDS encoding DUF2484 family protein, producing the protein MTLLIAVSALWVLAATAVAMLPLRRQYIPGVALMLAAPVLIYLLGREFGWIVGLAATAAFISMFRNPLRYFWRKWTGGDVEELIKGRD
- a CDS encoding DUF2484 family protein yields the protein MLSIALVCIWAIVANVLAMTPSKDNHWRNAYVLIAIGIPLLGYVTYENGPWVGLFALLGGMSVLRWPVIYLGRWVRGKS